One genomic window of Halococcus salsus includes the following:
- a CDS encoding CPBP family intramembrane glutamic endopeptidase, translating to MNKFSFEFRSIITAIVLAFGSYVVGNGIVLLTISGLSVAGVSVSTRPALRLLLSTVLLQGITFGLLGYLYLKVRNLEFSFFSFSLPNLRDLGVTLVGIIGLLVLMTGFSLITEYFGYDIAQNQIIAVGEQNPLVLLLLIPLSFLVVGPGEELLFRGIVQGALREAFDPIQTVVLASALFASIHFFSLSGEGKFLYIGLVFVLALILGGTYELTQNLTVPALIHGAYNAIQFASLYLVTTS from the coding sequence ATGAACAAGTTCTCTTTTGAATTTCGATCGATAATCACTGCCATAGTTTTAGCTTTTGGTTCGTATGTAGTGGGGAACGGAATTGTTCTATTGACGATTTCAGGACTCTCTGTGGCAGGAGTTAGTGTCTCAACACGCCCAGCGCTCCGATTACTACTGAGTACAGTGTTGCTACAAGGGATTACTTTTGGTTTGCTTGGCTACCTATATCTCAAAGTCCGCAATTTAGAGTTCTCATTCTTCTCTTTTTCCCTACCTAACTTGCGTGACCTTGGTGTTACCCTTGTAGGTATTATTGGATTGCTCGTCCTGATGACGGGATTCTCACTGATCACTGAATATTTTGGATACGATATAGCTCAGAATCAGATCATCGCTGTAGGTGAACAAAACCCATTAGTCCTTCTCTTACTAATACCTCTTTCATTTTTAGTAGTTGGGCCTGGTGAAGAATTACTATTTAGAGGGATTGTTCAAGGAGCGTTGCGAGAAGCGTTCGATCCTATCCAAACAGTAGTCCTTGCTAGTGCACTGTTTGCCTCTATCCATTTCTTCTCTCTCTCCGGTGAGGGAAAATTTCTATATATTGGATTAGTATTCGTTCTTGCTCTCATCCTTGGAGGGACATATGAATTAACTCAAAATTTGACTGTCCCAGCACTCATTCACGGTGCGTATAACGCAATACAGTTCGCTAGCCTCTACCTCGTCACAACAAGTTGA
- a CDS encoding arylsulfotransferase family protein, with product MRLPSRQRTGIVLVLIAIVGIVVSFGLSAATAPSLSSEDSNGTAERGQTLVGMQAAGQVAMLNANSSPVWTTGAGNVDYFDVTMLENGTVLTGFIVEGQQSCGQYQSPCSRTGFRIIDPDPEPRIISEWTFPVRTKLNSEVHDANLLPSGEILMTDMDNERIFTVAPNGSVTWQWNGSERYDAPPDPTQTDWLHINDVDRISPDRYMVSVRNANQLVVVERGEGVVDVINEDTEDNDDANCKANNGLADYNNDSGGDVLCGDPETMDHQHNPQSLGPNTTLVADSENDRVVELHRENESWEVVWGADSANGIGFDWPRDADRLPNGNTLITDTRNNRIVEVTPNGETVWTAETGIWPYDAERLPYGELLSSNQLDRMNSSGSTPSATAQSTLPLLDQARAGLSYIVPLPAWFQPWHIGLLVIAAVLLLSGGGLIVSGYRR from the coding sequence ATGCGCTTACCATCTCGCCAGCGTACGGGAATAGTACTGGTTCTCATAGCTATCGTAGGTATTGTTGTTTCATTTGGACTGAGTGCAGCGACCGCACCTAGTTTGAGTAGTGAGGACTCAAATGGTACGGCTGAACGTGGTCAAACCCTGGTAGGGATGCAGGCAGCAGGCCAAGTAGCTATGTTAAATGCAAATAGCAGCCCAGTCTGGACGACAGGAGCGGGAAACGTGGACTACTTTGATGTAACCATGCTAGAAAATGGAACAGTTCTTACAGGCTTTATTGTTGAGGGTCAGCAATCCTGTGGACAATATCAATCACCATGTTCTCGGACAGGCTTTCGGATTATAGATCCAGATCCAGAGCCACGCATTATCAGCGAATGGACTTTCCCAGTACGAACGAAGTTGAATAGTGAAGTTCACGACGCGAATCTGCTGCCGAGTGGCGAGATCCTCATGACCGATATGGACAACGAACGGATCTTCACTGTTGCACCAAATGGGAGCGTGACTTGGCAGTGGAATGGAAGTGAACGATACGATGCGCCACCTGACCCTACTCAAACGGATTGGCTCCATATCAACGATGTAGATAGAATTAGCCCTGATCGATATATGGTTTCAGTCCGCAACGCTAACCAGCTTGTAGTTGTTGAGCGTGGAGAAGGAGTTGTTGACGTAATTAACGAAGATACTGAGGATAATGACGACGCTAATTGTAAAGCCAACAATGGGCTTGCAGATTACAACAATGATAGTGGAGGCGATGTACTGTGTGGTGACCCAGAAACAATGGACCACCAGCATAATCCACAATCTCTTGGGCCGAATACAACTCTTGTAGCCGATAGCGAGAATGATAGAGTCGTCGAATTACATAGAGAGAACGAAAGTTGGGAGGTCGTTTGGGGAGCAGATTCTGCAAACGGGATTGGATTCGATTGGCCTCGCGATGCTGATCGACTCCCAAACGGTAATACTCTAATCACTGACACACGCAATAATCGTATAGTGGAGGTTACACCGAACGGAGAAACTGTTTGGACCGCAGAAACAGGCATCTGGCCGTATGATGCGGAGCGCCTCCCATATGGTGAACTACTAAGCAGTAATCAGCTTGATCGGATGAATAGCTCTGGGAGTACACCTTCTGCTACAGCCCAATCAACACTGCCGCTACTTGATCAGGCACGCGCTGGACTATCGTATATCGTTCCACTACCAGCTTGGTTCCAACCATGGCATATTGGTCTATTAGTAATAGCTGCTGTTCTTTTGCTCTCTGGAGGGGGGCTAATAGTGAGTGGATACCGAAGATAA
- a CDS encoding heavy metal translocating P-type ATPase: MTNTVPAQTNATLTTSDSNTITEYFSISGMHTRACESYLERLATDTEGVQDASASYTTEVMRVEYALDETDRETIEDNLSQWGYRASEPTPGETAGERSDFDFQHFRMIFSFIVISLVYLFYIAFFYPVYLGIFPRNFLESHIIIVGLYGPLALFTTVIIFGVGFPILRSAYISLRENQLTVDVLISLSALVTYSYSIVSLAFFGRLYVFFDVATTIIVVATVGNYIRAKYKRRAVKGLAERLSATETPVHRLSEDGEMESVAVDDCEPGDRFFVRPGEQIPLDGVILDGQGTVNEALVTGEARPQRKLPGDEVIGGSAAIDGAFEVQVGEGATSTLDQLRDLVWNLQADQLTTERLTNRIIAVYTLFVGGLSIATFVAWIVLGAIVDTAFQTALTVIIVACPIALSLVAPLAIGRGVAVAADRGVPILDQTTLERIRDADVIAFDKTGTLTTGEMQIVDIETTENTDKLLRRAAAVESYSAHPIAAAIRARVGSPVESSDFERYQYGVVATVEGMETAVGNPALFNELDWECPPSIRTTISQIRERGELPTVVGWEGKAVGVIALADTPRDRWEDVIEELDTDNRQIVVITGDDPLVAKQFENHPGIDEVYADVSPEAKEEIIADLKSEGTVAMVGDGTNDAPALASADLGVAMVSGSDFTVTVADALITDDTLAPFAELFTIAQQTRRRLLESLGLALVTPLIGIPLAVAGFVTPVVAAGLMATGAILVLANSYRSL; encoded by the coding sequence ATGACTAACACTGTTCCCGCTCAGACGAATGCGACCTTAACCACTTCAGATAGCAATACCATCACTGAGTACTTCTCAATAAGCGGAATGCATACTCGCGCTTGTGAATCGTATCTTGAGCGGCTTGCTACTGATACTGAAGGTGTACAAGATGCTTCAGCTAGCTATACAACAGAGGTGATGCGCGTTGAGTATGCTTTAGACGAGACCGACCGAGAGACAATTGAGGATAATCTCTCGCAGTGGGGCTATCGTGCATCAGAGCCTACCCCAGGAGAAACAGCGGGGGAACGGAGCGATTTTGATTTTCAACATTTCCGGATGATATTTTCGTTTATTGTCATCTCTTTGGTCTACCTCTTCTACATTGCATTCTTTTACCCAGTCTACCTCGGTATTTTCCCTCGGAATTTCTTGGAAAGCCACATCATCATTGTTGGTCTCTATGGCCCACTGGCTCTGTTCACGACGGTAATTATTTTTGGAGTGGGATTTCCGATCCTCCGCTCAGCATACATCAGTCTCCGAGAGAATCAGTTGACAGTCGATGTTCTCATTTCCCTTTCTGCACTCGTTACGTACAGTTATTCAATCGTCTCACTGGCGTTTTTTGGCCGCTTGTACGTTTTCTTCGACGTCGCGACCACAATTATCGTGGTTGCAACGGTTGGTAACTACATCCGTGCCAAGTACAAACGCCGCGCAGTGAAAGGTCTCGCTGAGCGTCTCAGTGCTACAGAAACACCTGTCCATCGCCTCTCCGAGGACGGAGAGATGGAGTCGGTAGCAGTTGATGACTGCGAGCCTGGGGACCGATTTTTTGTGCGGCCAGGCGAGCAAATACCCCTAGATGGGGTAATCCTGGACGGCCAGGGTACGGTCAACGAAGCACTTGTTACTGGGGAGGCACGTCCACAGCGAAAGCTGCCGGGTGATGAAGTGATTGGAGGGTCAGCTGCCATTGATGGGGCATTTGAAGTGCAAGTCGGCGAGGGCGCAACCAGTACACTCGACCAACTCCGTGACTTGGTTTGGAATCTTCAAGCCGACCAGCTAACTACTGAACGCCTCACGAATCGTATCATAGCAGTCTACACACTCTTCGTAGGCGGTCTCTCCATTGCAACCTTTGTCGCGTGGATTGTTCTAGGAGCAATAGTTGACACGGCTTTCCAGACGGCTCTCACAGTTATCATCGTCGCCTGTCCTATCGCACTGAGTTTAGTGGCACCGCTAGCCATCGGTCGAGGTGTGGCTGTTGCGGCCGATCGCGGAGTCCCGATTCTTGACCAAACGACTCTTGAGCGGATCAGGGATGCTGACGTTATTGCGTTCGACAAGACAGGCACACTTACAACAGGTGAAATGCAGATTGTCGATATTGAAACAACAGAAAACACTGATAAGCTACTTCGTCGAGCAGCGGCAGTCGAATCCTATTCAGCGCATCCGATTGCAGCGGCTATACGAGCGCGTGTCGGAAGTCCTGTGGAGAGCTCTGACTTTGAGCGTTATCAGTACGGAGTCGTGGCAACCGTAGAAGGAATGGAAACAGCAGTCGGAAATCCCGCTCTCTTTAATGAACTCGACTGGGAGTGCCCTCCATCGATTCGGACCACTATCTCGCAGATACGAGAACGCGGTGAGCTGCCAACTGTTGTTGGGTGGGAAGGAAAAGCGGTCGGTGTCATCGCGCTTGCGGATACCCCCCGTGATCGCTGGGAGGACGTAATTGAAGAACTCGATACAGACAATCGACAGATAGTTGTTATAACAGGCGACGACCCGCTCGTCGCTAAACAGTTCGAGAATCATCCCGGAATAGATGAAGTGTACGCCGATGTCTCTCCGGAAGCAAAGGAGGAGATCATCGCGGATCTCAAAAGTGAGGGGACAGTCGCGATGGTAGGAGACGGGACAAACGATGCGCCGGCGCTGGCATCAGCTGATCTAGGCGTTGCAATGGTTTCTGGGAGTGATTTCACAGTCACAGTTGCGGACGCCCTGATAACAGACGATACACTTGCACCGTTTGCTGAGCTGTTTACTATTGCCCAACAGACTCGACGACGATTGTTAGAAAGCCTTGGGCTGGCTCTCGTGACGCCGCTTATTGGGATTCCACTCGCAGTTGCTGGATTCGTGACGCCGGTTGTTGCTGCAGGGTTGATGGCTACAGGAGCAATCCTCGTTCTTGCAAATAGCTATCGCTCACTCTGA